A window of the Mucilaginibacter sp. cycad4 genome harbors these coding sequences:
- a CDS encoding DUF4157 domain-containing protein, translating to MKYIHNTRQPLSQKQADKADKPFFSGSREKSKQDGDAFFQARKIDGNQDSALEQEADAVAHKVTMAQQAPVNSSQRMGQMSVQKKGADDEKDAKGTQKKEQKDEKEEGKPQKKDEKKEEEKPTQKKEEDKKDKEPQKKEEDKKDKEGVQKKEEEKKDKEPQKKEEDKKDKEPQKKGEEDKKDEGKPQKKEKGEEKDDKAAAQKKEEKGGSVEKTEGKPEAPEAKFDRLLNESKGGGSPLPAKVRTQLEHQMNANFEQVKIHTGQQAVELCNLSKAQAFTHGNDIYFNAAKFDPESTAGMNLLAHELTHVVQQNGPRK from the coding sequence ATGAAATACATCCATAATACACGCCAGCCGCTTAGTCAAAAACAGGCAGACAAAGCAGATAAGCCTTTTTTTAGTGGCAGCCGCGAAAAAAGCAAGCAGGATGGTGATGCTTTTTTTCAGGCCAGGAAAATTGATGGTAACCAGGATAGTGCCCTTGAGCAGGAGGCCGATGCGGTAGCTCATAAGGTAACGATGGCACAGCAGGCGCCAGTTAATTCGTCACAGCGAATGGGACAAATGAGCGTTCAGAAAAAAGGCGCTGATGATGAAAAAGATGCCAAAGGAACCCAAAAGAAAGAGCAAAAGGACGAGAAGGAGGAGGGCAAGCCTCAGAAAAAAGACGAAAAGAAAGAAGAAGAGAAACCAACTCAAAAGAAAGAGGAGGATAAAAAAGATAAAGAGCCCCAGAAAAAAGAAGAGGATAAAAAGGATAAGGAAGGCGTTCAGAAAAAAGAGGAAGAGAAAAAAGATAAGGAGCCACAGAAGAAGGAAGAAGATAAGAAAGACAAGGAGCCGCAAAAAAAAGGTGAAGAAGATAAAAAGGACGAAGGCAAGCCGCAGAAAAAAGAAAAAGGTGAAGAAAAAGACGATAAAGCCGCCGCCCAAAAAAAGGAAGAGAAGGGTGGCAGCGTAGAGAAAACAGAAGGCAAACCTGAAGCCCCTGAAGCTAAGTTTGATAGATTACTGAATGAAAGTAAAGGCGGAGGCAGTCCATTACCGGCTAAAGTCCGTACACAGTTAGAGCACCAGATGAACGCCAACTTTGAGCAGGTGAAGATCCACACCGGGCAGCAGGCTGTGGAGCTTTGCAATCTTTCAAAGGCGCAGGCTTTTACGCATGGTAATGATATTTATTTTAACGCAGCTAAGTTTGATCCGGAAAGCACCGCGGGTATGAACCTGCTGGCGCACGAGTTAACCCATGTTGTACAGCAAAACGGTCCGCGTAAGTAA
- a CDS encoding tetratricopeptide repeat protein has protein sequence MSNQSQLTELINLGAMQQLNGNFDAAEAYYAKAADLNEPNVTLLNNRGMLFYQQNKFAEAKPLFERALEIDNLNASAWLNLANTEVLLGQYDRALNAFRQTITLKVDQFEAWEGLAKLYMLSADMESAETCWLKAVELNPTSLSLLMGLAQVYLSTGRYDEAFEMADYVLSENPQNSRALQTAGLAQLMIKNYASATGYLIRYLMLFPADIAVRNHLAVAYLQSGQLNEGAAEYERILEYDPENEEIRLNTGVLCLGLNRFDDALAHLDLLLEQYPGNKKGKLYLGIALANLNQKDKAKKVFEDLLNDPGEWAAHAKKQLDLLNNLN, from the coding sequence ATGAGCAACCAAAGCCAATTAACCGAACTGATAAACCTTGGCGCCATGCAGCAGCTGAATGGCAATTTTGACGCTGCCGAGGCTTATTATGCAAAAGCTGCCGATTTAAATGAGCCAAACGTTACCCTGCTCAATAACAGGGGAATGTTGTTTTATCAGCAAAATAAATTTGCCGAGGCGAAGCCGCTTTTTGAGCGTGCCTTAGAAATTGATAACCTAAATGCTTCGGCATGGCTCAATCTGGCTAATACCGAGGTTTTGCTGGGGCAGTATGACAGGGCTTTAAACGCTTTCAGGCAAACTATAACGCTTAAGGTCGATCAGTTTGAAGCCTGGGAAGGATTGGCTAAATTGTATATGCTATCGGCGGATATGGAAAGTGCCGAAACATGCTGGTTGAAGGCGGTTGAGCTTAATCCAACAAGTTTGAGTTTGTTGATGGGCCTGGCACAGGTTTACCTTTCAACCGGCAGGTATGATGAAGCTTTTGAAATGGCCGACTATGTTTTATCAGAGAACCCGCAAAACAGCCGGGCATTGCAAACAGCCGGGTTGGCCCAGCTGATGATAAAAAACTATGCGTCGGCTACCGGCTATCTGATCAGGTATTTGATGCTGTTTCCTGCCGATATTGCTGTGCGCAACCATCTCGCAGTTGCTTATTTGCAAAGCGGTCAGTTAAACGAGGGGGCTGCTGAGTACGAAAGGATCCTGGAATATGATCCCGAAAACGAGGAAATCAGGTTAAATACCGGTGTGCTTTGCCTCGGGCTTAATCGCTTTGACGATGCGTTGGCACACCTTGACTTGTTGCTTGAACAATACCCCGGAAATAAGAAAGGAAAACTTTATCTCGGTATAGCCCTGGCCAATTTAAATCAAAAGGATAAAGCAAAAAAGGTTTTTGAAGACCTGCTGAATGACCCCGGCGAGTGGGCCGCCCATGCCAAAAAACAATTGGATCTGTTAAACAATTTAAACTGA
- a CDS encoding DUF4157 domain-containing protein — MKTPQKAAPANTKQNQPVNKQGAGKDPFFSAAHDVEQVQEAPFFEGNKVQRKMTVNEPGDHFEQQADQVADKVVQHINQPKTVANSATASTPVNAPATATNSAVQKKEDKKEDKQEKEQNGADKELQRRPVFESDGDPNEGNTLKRSSQSAAPDVSPQTQQKIEGSKGGGEPLPANTREEMEGAMGTDLSSVRVHNNSEAAGLSNDLQAQAFTHGNDIYFGAGKYDPQSQSGQHLLAHEVAHTVQQGGNGVKKKGVIQRAETGVAESGKAKTHTGDDKIDQTNKTIKVEKIDIPGFKYDMMPSKTDYSFKKTTRSGKHLATWEKDAATDAGFGKKFDDLKKVELPNGGTSPAGNNTYFMVSKTNVTGGILFGNPDEIRTRSVRPNWRRAGQMHEFEVDHKVELQIGGADNDIGNLWLLSQKINGSSGGTIQANIKSAVDETIKAEKAKDPEKVKGLSVQGIVDNYSITTAKLNKAGSPDSVGDQDKYSLSEIQKGEHLNGMRFLVPGKDDKILKELVDTNTVHLFLNERRSKAIKMPKKGPFKLQNSKKYTANIDSVTYDPKTDIMQQGGAGSITVTMFKTSKTADKITESFTLNPIPGVYGGYVSRQDILDKLRPQVKALSPVQLSEAGFSDDGELEAKGKVHTTIPLIDNADIDIIINSSGLSIRKVFDGGEIKLPSPFKITDTSLGITLGDSGLTVDGNMNFEIKKLGKGEVHAKAGTSGAFALGGSFDFDSKTFNPARITVDYVKPGDGGGGGLSATGEIGIGPNKIKGIKSAHINIAYANNEFTASGTAEPDIKGVKSAEIHVSYANETLVIGGSFVLDENMPGIQSGSGNVEVTRGPDEIYHVKASGKAVPKIPKINTELSISYDDGALTIEGKASYAADRVSGEVTVGATNRAIAADGTPSGPAGDKFTAYGSGKLTLKVTDWLQASASVRVTPAGEIEVVGRLDLPSAVDVFPKKSINKELFKVPTIQIPIFAIPLGPKSIGIVATIDGGLDFDAAVGPGQLKDVFGQIEFNPSHPENTRISGGAKFVIPAHAGLKLKAALGIGLSIGPASVTGGIQIVGGLGLEGEASAAADLAWSPTTGFEFNALGEIEVHPKFTFDVNAFIKAELDLLVTDISKEWTKNLASFSYGPDLQVKVSLPIHYKDGEPFDVKTDDIKVTYPEISVTDIAGGIADKVKEEIL, encoded by the coding sequence ATGAAGACACCGCAAAAGGCAGCACCGGCAAATACCAAACAAAACCAGCCCGTAAACAAACAAGGGGCAGGGAAAGATCCTTTTTTCTCAGCCGCTCATGATGTTGAACAGGTGCAGGAAGCGCCCTTTTTTGAAGGGAACAAAGTTCAGCGGAAAATGACGGTGAATGAACCCGGCGATCATTTTGAACAACAGGCCGACCAGGTGGCAGACAAAGTTGTACAACATATCAATCAGCCTAAAACCGTAGCTAACTCTGCAACTGCTTCTACTCCTGTAAATGCTCCTGCCACTGCAACCAACTCCGCCGTACAAAAGAAAGAAGATAAAAAGGAGGATAAACAGGAGAAAGAACAAAACGGGGCCGATAAAGAATTGCAGCGCCGCCCGGTTTTTGAAAGCGATGGCGATCCAAACGAGGGCAATACGCTAAAACGCAGCAGCCAGTCGGCAGCGCCTGATGTATCGCCGCAAACCCAGCAAAAAATTGAAGGCAGCAAAGGTGGCGGTGAACCATTGCCTGCCAATACCCGCGAGGAAATGGAAGGTGCCATGGGCACTGATTTGAGCAGCGTACGGGTCCATAATAACAGCGAGGCTGCCGGTTTAAGTAATGATTTACAGGCCCAGGCTTTTACCCATGGTAATGATATTTATTTCGGGGCGGGTAAATATGATCCGCAGAGCCAATCGGGGCAGCATTTGCTGGCGCATGAGGTGGCGCATACCGTACAACAGGGTGGAAATGGTGTTAAAAAGAAAGGGGTTATTCAACGGGCGGAAACCGGCGTTGCAGAAAGTGGAAAAGCCAAGACGCACACCGGTGATGATAAAATTGACCAAACCAATAAAACTATAAAGGTTGAGAAAATAGATATTCCAGGTTTTAAATATGACATGATGCCATCTAAAACCGATTACTCGTTTAAAAAAACGACGAGAAGCGGGAAACATTTGGCTACCTGGGAAAAAGATGCAGCTACAGATGCCGGCTTTGGGAAAAAGTTTGATGACTTGAAAAAGGTTGAGTTACCCAATGGCGGGACATCTCCCGCGGGAAATAATACTTATTTCATGGTATCAAAAACCAATGTTACCGGGGGCATATTGTTTGGTAACCCCGATGAGATAAGGACCCGGTCGGTGAGGCCTAACTGGCGGCGTGCCGGGCAAATGCATGAGTTTGAAGTTGATCATAAAGTAGAGTTGCAAATTGGAGGGGCCGATAACGATATCGGCAACTTATGGCTTCTTTCCCAAAAAATTAACGGCTCGTCAGGCGGTACTATTCAGGCCAATATAAAAAGTGCTGTAGATGAAACTATTAAAGCCGAAAAAGCCAAGGACCCTGAAAAAGTAAAAGGTCTGTCGGTACAGGGCATTGTAGATAATTACAGTATCACCACTGCAAAGTTAAATAAAGCCGGATCGCCGGACAGTGTAGGCGACCAGGATAAATATTCGCTTTCTGAAATTCAGAAGGGAGAGCATCTCAACGGTATGCGCTTTTTAGTACCCGGCAAAGATGATAAGATTTTAAAAGAGCTTGTAGATACCAATACTGTACACCTGTTTTTGAATGAGAGGCGGAGCAAAGCTATCAAAATGCCTAAAAAAGGGCCTTTTAAACTTCAAAACTCAAAAAAGTATACTGCCAATATTGATTCTGTTACATATGACCCTAAAACAGATATTATGCAACAGGGTGGGGCAGGCAGCATAACAGTAACCATGTTTAAAACCAGTAAAACTGCCGACAAGATTACTGAAAGCTTTACATTAAATCCTATCCCGGGGGTGTACGGGGGATACGTTTCGAGACAAGACATTTTAGATAAATTACGTCCGCAGGTCAAGGCCTTAAGTCCTGTTCAACTCTCAGAGGCTGGTTTTAGTGATGATGGAGAGCTTGAAGCGAAAGGAAAAGTACACACAACCATACCGCTTATTGACAATGCGGATATTGATATTATCATAAACAGCAGCGGCTTAAGTATCCGGAAAGTTTTTGATGGTGGCGAGATCAAGCTTCCCTCTCCATTTAAAATTACAGATACTTCGCTCGGTATTACTTTGGGCGATTCGGGTTTGACGGTTGATGGTAACATGAACTTTGAGATCAAAAAACTTGGGAAAGGCGAAGTTCATGCAAAAGCGGGTACATCAGGGGCTTTCGCGCTGGGTGGTTCATTTGATTTCGACTCCAAAACTTTTAACCCGGCCCGTATCACGGTTGACTATGTTAAGCCCGGTGATGGCGGCGGCGGAGGTTTATCTGCTACCGGTGAGATAGGAATCGGCCCTAATAAGATAAAGGGAATCAAATCGGCCCATATTAATATAGCTTATGCAAACAATGAGTTTACAGCTTCAGGCACTGCCGAACCGGATATTAAAGGGGTAAAAAGTGCCGAGATCCACGTTAGTTACGCTAATGAAACCTTAGTTATAGGTGGCAGCTTCGTTCTTGATGAAAATATGCCGGGCATCCAAAGCGGGAGCGGTAATGTTGAGGTTACCCGTGGCCCGGATGAAATTTACCATGTAAAAGCCAGCGGTAAAGCGGTACCCAAAATTCCGAAGATCAATACCGAATTGTCCATTTCTTATGATGACGGCGCACTGACGATAGAGGGCAAGGCATCGTATGCTGCCGATAGGGTATCGGGCGAGGTAACCGTGGGGGCAACCAACCGGGCTATTGCTGCCGATGGTACGCCTTCGGGCCCCGCGGGGGATAAGTTTACCGCTTATGGATCGGGCAAATTAACCCTTAAAGTTACCGATTGGCTGCAGGCTTCCGCAAGTGTAAGGGTGACCCCGGCCGGTGAAATTGAAGTTGTAGGCCGTTTGGACTTGCCTTCGGCAGTTGACGTTTTTCCTAAAAAGAGCATCAATAAAGAACTTTTCAAAGTACCTACCATTCAGATCCCAATATTTGCTATCCCGCTTGGGCCAAAGAGCATAGGTATTGTGGCAACTATTGATGGCGGCCTTGATTTTGATGCTGCCGTAGGGCCGGGCCAACTCAAAGATGTTTTTGGACAGATAGAATTTAACCCTTCGCATCCCGAAAATACGCGGATAAGCGGCGGGGCAAAATTTGTGATCCCGGCACATGCGGGTTTAAAACTAAAAGCCGCATTGGGCATTGGTTTAAGTATTGGCCCTGCCAGTGTTACCGGTGGTATTCAGATAGTTGGGGGGCTGGGCCTTGAAGGAGAAGCAAGCGCCGCCGCCGACCTGGCTTGGTCGCCAACAACCGGTTTCGAGTTTAACGCCCTCGGTGAGATCGAGGTACACCCTAAGTTTACGTTTGATGTAAATGCATTCATTAAAGCCGAACTTGATCTGTTGGTTACCGATATTTCAAAAGAGTGGACCAAAAACCTGGCATCATTTAGCTACGGCCCTGATCTGCAGGTTAAGGTTTCCCTGCCAATCCATTATAAAGATGGCGAACCATTTGATGTGAAAACCGATGATATTAAAGTTACCTATCCTGAAATCAGCGTTACTGATATAGCAGGCGGGATAGCAGATAAAGTTAAAGAAGAAATATTATGA
- a CDS encoding contractile injection system tape measure protein, which produces MAGSIHIIHKVILDIEVSQRGTAQKVQDEAVRYFEQVLLKKLEQLLDDMDVPAHVLIDKIDLDLGSGKLEDVLEQLEASLYKTLEPVIYPVILPVGNEPDNEITYSLLTEEQQAFSVFAHFLNTGRLPWYTGAATVWVRDESAWLSHLIALLINNGTYSTRLTGLLKSSPLALSRLFNQFGIIFIKKLAAILLKIEIQTLQKAIDTIVVELRRIIIAELANDAEVLNIKNSGEAISARGFDSDAIEKLLLMLCLSTGRVEPVNNNDSVILRKLTDLIIGELKASASLSNNLIQIVEKAIKSIESSSPPQKNKPIATPDHVAETSVEKQEDTGGIYVNQAGLVILHPFLEYFFKDFGLLQDNDFVDLPARQLAVHLLHYLGTGNINAFEYDLYFEKFLCRWPLDEPLAREVEIPQRMLDEGDNMLRTVIKYWKALKNTSPGGLRDAFLIRNGKLIEAEQPARLIVERMDLDILLSSLPWGIGVIKLLWMDEPFYVEWQ; this is translated from the coding sequence ATGGCAGGGAGCATACATATCATCCATAAAGTGATACTTGATATAGAAGTATCGCAGCGGGGCACTGCCCAAAAGGTGCAGGACGAGGCTGTGCGGTACTTTGAACAGGTGCTGCTCAAAAAGCTGGAGCAACTGCTGGATGATATGGATGTGCCTGCCCATGTTTTGATAGATAAGATCGATCTTGACCTGGGCTCCGGGAAACTGGAGGACGTTCTTGAACAATTGGAGGCGAGCTTATATAAAACACTTGAGCCGGTTATATACCCTGTAATATTGCCTGTTGGTAATGAACCTGATAATGAGATCACCTATTCATTGCTTACTGAAGAGCAGCAGGCTTTTAGTGTGTTTGCTCATTTTCTCAATACAGGCAGGCTCCCCTGGTACACCGGTGCCGCAACAGTATGGGTGCGAGACGAAAGTGCATGGTTAAGTCATTTAATTGCACTTTTAATAAACAACGGAACATACAGTACCAGGCTTACCGGTCTTCTTAAAAGTTCCCCGCTTGCATTGAGCAGGTTATTTAACCAGTTCGGCATCATATTTATTAAAAAGCTCGCCGCTATTTTATTGAAGATTGAAATCCAAACACTTCAAAAAGCTATAGATACAATTGTTGTTGAATTGCGGCGAATCATCATAGCTGAGTTAGCAAACGATGCCGAAGTTTTAAATATTAAAAACAGCGGTGAAGCTATTTCGGCAAGAGGTTTTGATAGTGATGCTATTGAAAAACTATTATTAATGCTTTGCCTGAGTACAGGCAGGGTTGAACCGGTGAATAATAATGATAGCGTTATCCTGAGAAAACTAACTGATTTAATCATCGGGGAATTAAAAGCATCAGCTTCCTTATCAAATAATCTTATTCAAATTGTTGAAAAGGCTATCAAATCAATAGAAAGCAGCTCTCCCCCGCAAAAAAATAAACCCATAGCAACACCGGATCATGTAGCCGAAACATCTGTGGAAAAACAGGAAGATACCGGCGGAATTTATGTAAACCAGGCTGGTTTGGTGATCCTGCACCCCTTTTTGGAGTATTTTTTTAAGGATTTCGGCTTGCTGCAGGATAACGATTTTGTTGATCTGCCCGCAAGGCAACTTGCCGTTCACCTGCTGCATTATCTGGGTACCGGTAATATAAACGCTTTTGAATATGATCTTTATTTTGAAAAATTTTTATGCCGCTGGCCTCTTGACGAGCCGTTAGCACGTGAAGTTGAAATACCGCAACGCATGCTTGATGAAGGCGACAATATGCTCCGCACCGTGATAAAATACTGGAAAGCATTAAAAAATACGTCGCCTGGCGGCTTGCGTGATGCATTTTTAATACGCAACGGGAAACTGATTGAAGCAGAACAGCCCGCCCGGCTTATTGTGGAGCGGATGGACCTGGATATCCTGCTTTCGTCATTGCCGTGGGGCATTGGCGTAATTAAACTGCTCTGGATGGATGAACCTTTTTACGTGGAATGGCAATGA
- a CDS encoding baseplate J/gp47 family protein: MACNDKNPLQRDGSSQSQRFLKALDPAYAPIEELGMEDWLTFAAAYADKINYYSLKDSNYPQGDWKPFFIQDKKALQDFLKQVEVKMQNAGLGFPDSSIKSDVEPHLALFMCFIMLLQHSEDALNQFTGRHLDFYFKRVLQLRNRPEVPDKVHVIFELARNLTGFLLPKDTALDAGKDKSPKPKPVVFKTNAELAVNSATITAMKSWYQSPADKKVAYADVSFSADGLGTPFKDDVPKWNPFGSKSWPTASMGFAFASKVLLMSEGDRSITLTLNFTGLGTVDPAVMGQLFKVFLTSEKEWLQADFSTTDAFKVNQQQIIITVNIPAKAKAVVPYDQVIHKENYKTDFPVIRLLMSVQDNAYPVYVALSKAKLNNVQIDVTVKGMKNLSVENDNGKVDPSKPFFAFGALPKVGSTLYIGSAEIFQKEWTEITPDIEWKGVPADLKSYYTAYRTDYLKSTLSPGAYNINASNEASDTTGTSRVITAKSDFKAKVAYIKNGAWFPSDGSEINVLDNTFTLKPDGVQQTVNPAPYFINKYLYFNVSGSFKQGSWPQAEKALVQQYVQPMQMFFPVLGFVGFQQTATTVQTQTENFSAGVKDNYIRISLEKDFLHSIYPQLFAAAMTDTTRAALIPKEPYTPEIASLKLDYKASAKNKIDDLTGSNDNPGLLADYVNHNVQFFHETPFGQAEQHAFLKKQYHGLIDGNITAIPQAPDLAAFYIGIAGIETGSVASILFQVAEGSEDALAPSFSDTIQPKWYYLSGNEWLALDKNNIISDDTNDFLRSGIIKFLIPEGATTNNTFLNQSLTWLGVELPPAVSIDSVCKFINVHIQAAEAEFADNDNELSHLETGLPAGTISKLVDRLPQIKSVTQPYASFGGLLPEDDGAFRLRVSERLRHKHRAITIWDYEHLVMAQFPQVFRVKCLNHTNDNIEVAPGSVRVVAIPDIRNQISFDPFKPRVSKNTLSQITKYLSGLNSMHVDLLAINPDYEEVILDFKVKFYFGLDENLYAAKLNTDVINYLSPWAFNRNADIDFGGILYKSVVIRFIEELPYVDYIADFKMYFTASGPANPDVLEAGNSKAILVSAKQHLIDTKTIPTCP; the protein is encoded by the coding sequence ATGGCCTGTAACGATAAAAATCCGCTTCAACGTGATGGCTCAAGCCAGTCACAGCGCTTCCTGAAAGCGCTTGACCCAGCCTACGCCCCAATTGAGGAATTGGGCATGGAAGATTGGCTAACGTTCGCGGCCGCTTATGCCGATAAAATAAACTACTATTCCCTTAAAGACAGCAACTATCCGCAAGGCGATTGGAAGCCGTTTTTTATACAGGATAAAAAAGCACTGCAGGACTTTCTGAAGCAAGTTGAAGTGAAAATGCAGAACGCAGGCCTTGGTTTCCCCGATTCAAGCATTAAAAGCGATGTAGAGCCACACCTGGCGCTGTTCATGTGTTTCATTATGCTGCTGCAACACTCAGAAGATGCATTGAACCAGTTTACCGGCAGGCACCTTGATTTTTATTTTAAACGGGTATTGCAATTGCGCAACCGCCCCGAAGTACCCGATAAGGTACACGTAATATTTGAATTGGCCCGAAACCTCACTGGTTTTTTACTGCCAAAAGATACGGCGCTTGATGCCGGTAAGGATAAAAGCCCTAAACCTAAACCCGTTGTTTTTAAAACTAACGCCGAACTGGCGGTAAATAGCGCTACGATAACCGCCATGAAAAGCTGGTATCAATCGCCTGCGGATAAAAAGGTAGCCTATGCCGATGTTAGTTTTTCGGCTGATGGTTTGGGTACGCCTTTTAAGGATGATGTACCTAAGTGGAACCCTTTTGGCAGTAAAAGCTGGCCAACTGCGTCAATGGGCTTTGCTTTTGCATCAAAAGTATTGCTCATGAGCGAAGGAGATCGCAGCATAACGCTCACCCTTAATTTCACAGGGCTGGGTACTGTTGACCCGGCGGTAATGGGCCAATTGTTCAAAGTGTTTTTAACATCCGAAAAAGAATGGCTGCAGGCCGATTTTTCCACTACAGATGCCTTTAAGGTTAATCAGCAGCAAATTATTATTACAGTAAATATACCGGCAAAGGCAAAGGCTGTTGTGCCCTATGATCAGGTAATTCATAAAGAAAATTATAAAACCGATTTCCCGGTAATTCGCCTGCTGATGAGCGTTCAGGATAATGCCTATCCCGTTTATGTTGCGCTGAGTAAAGCTAAGCTCAATAATGTGCAGATAGATGTGACTGTGAAAGGTATGAAAAACCTGTCCGTTGAAAATGATAACGGTAAAGTTGACCCATCAAAGCCCTTTTTTGCCTTTGGCGCACTGCCAAAAGTTGGTTCAACCCTATACATCGGCAGCGCCGAGATCTTTCAAAAAGAGTGGACGGAAATTACGCCCGATATTGAATGGAAAGGCGTACCTGCTGATCTGAAAAGTTATTATACGGCTTATCGTACAGATTATCTCAAGTCAACATTAAGCCCCGGTGCATATAACATTAACGCCAGTAATGAGGCTTCAGATACCACGGGGACTTCGAGGGTAATAACTGCCAAAAGTGATTTTAAAGCAAAAGTAGCCTATATCAAAAACGGTGCATGGTTCCCAAGCGACGGCAGTGAGATCAATGTGCTCGATAATACCTTTACACTTAAACCGGATGGCGTTCAGCAAACGGTAAATCCCGCACCTTATTTCATTAATAAATACCTGTATTTTAATGTGTCGGGCTCTTTTAAACAGGGTAGCTGGCCACAGGCCGAAAAGGCGTTGGTGCAACAGTATGTGCAACCAATGCAGATGTTTTTCCCGGTGCTGGGTTTTGTTGGTTTTCAGCAAACTGCTACTACAGTTCAAACACAAACCGAAAATTTTTCGGCAGGAGTTAAGGATAATTATATCCGTATAAGCCTTGAAAAGGATTTTCTGCATAGTATATATCCGCAATTGTTTGCCGCTGCCATGACAGATACAACAAGGGCCGCGCTTATCCCTAAAGAACCCTATACTCCCGAAATTGCATCGCTAAAGCTCGATTACAAGGCATCGGCTAAAAATAAGATTGACGATTTGACCGGCAGTAATGATAACCCTGGTTTACTGGCTGATTATGTGAACCATAACGTTCAGTTTTTTCACGAAACACCATTTGGCCAGGCCGAGCAGCATGCTTTCCTCAAAAAACAATATCATGGCCTTATTGATGGCAATATCACAGCCATACCACAGGCGCCTGATCTTGCTGCTTTTTACATAGGTATTGCAGGCATCGAAACGGGTTCTGTAGCCAGTATTCTTTTCCAGGTGGCCGAGGGTAGTGAAGATGCACTTGCGCCGTCGTTCTCTGATACTATTCAACCTAAATGGTATTATTTATCAGGCAATGAATGGCTTGCTTTGGATAAAAACAATATCATCAGCGACGATACCAATGATTTTTTACGCTCCGGTATCATCAAATTTTTAATCCCCGAAGGTGCCACAACCAACAATACATTCCTTAACCAAAGCCTCACCTGGCTTGGTGTAGAGCTGCCACCTGCAGTAAGTATCGATTCGGTTTGTAAGTTCATCAACGTACATATCCAGGCGGCCGAAGCCGAATTTGCCGATAATGATAATGAACTTTCGCACCTGGAAACCGGGTTGCCCGCAGGTACCATCAGCAAGCTGGTCGACAGGCTGCCGCAGATCAAATCGGTTACCCAGCCATACGCTTCGTTTGGCGGTTTACTGCCGGAGGATGACGGCGCTTTCCGTTTACGGGTAAGTGAGCGGTTGAGGCATAAACACCGGGCTATCACCATCTGGGATTATGAACACCTGGTAATGGCGCAGTTTCCACAGGTGTTCAGGGTTAAATGCCTTAACCATACCAATGATAATATTGAAGTTGCTCCGGGCAGCGTAAGGGTTGTGGCAATACCTGATATCCGTAACCAGATCAGTTTTGATCCATTTAAGCCGCGCGTAAGCAAAAATACCCTGAGCCAGATCACCAAATACCTGTCGGGTTTAAACTCCATGCATGTTGACCTGCTGGCTATTAACCCTGATTACGAGGAAGTGATCCTTGATTTTAAGGTGAAATTTTACTTCGGACTGGATGAAAACCTATACGCAGCTAAGTTGAACACCGATGTGATCAACTATCTATCGCCCTGGGCTTTTAACCGCAATGCAGATATTGATTTTGGCGGCATCCTGTACAAAAGTGTGGTGATCCGCTTTATTGAAGAACTACCCTATGTTGATTATATAGCCGATTTTAAGATGTACTTCACAGCATCGGGGCCCGCAAACCCCGATGTTTTGGAGGCAGGCAATTCAAAGGCCATTCTTGTATCGGCAAAGCAACATTTAATTGATACCAAAACCATACCTACATGCCCATGA
- a CDS encoding GPW/gp25 family protein, with the protein MEPKIPFIGRGWSFPPSFDKAAGKVEMLTDEADIESSLGILFTTRLGERVMQPTFGCDLQKIVFEAVNLTLKTYIKDLIETAVLYFEPRITLNSTEVDTSMDNEGILLIKLNYTVRTTNSRYNYVFPYYKNDITSITTNQ; encoded by the coding sequence ATGGAACCAAAAATACCTTTTATAGGCAGGGGATGGAGTTTCCCGCCAAGCTTTGACAAGGCTGCCGGTAAAGTTGAAATGCTTACCGACGAGGCCGATATTGAAAGCAGCCTCGGCATACTGTTCACTACCCGGCTGGGCGAGCGCGTTATGCAGCCAACTTTCGGGTGTGATTTGCAGAAAATAGTTTTTGAGGCTGTTAACCTCACCCTCAAAACCTACATCAAAGATTTGATTGAAACAGCCGTACTGTACTTTGAACCCAGGATAACGCTCAACAGCACCGAGGTTGACACCAGTATGGATAACGAAGGGATCTTGCTCATAAAGCTCAACTACACGGTACGTACCACCAATTCAAGGTACAATTATGTGTTCCCTTATTATAAAAATGACATAACCAGCATAACTACCAACCAATAA